In the genome of Neodiprion fabricii isolate iyNeoFabr1 chromosome 4, iyNeoFabr1.1, whole genome shotgun sequence, the window TCGAGGCCCTCAAGGCCctcagataaaaaaaatccgttaTGTGCGGCCATTTTGAATGGTAGTAATGGTGGggaacttgaaaaatatttctctacTGCCTCGAGGACCACAGATAACTGTACATCAATTAGTCCCAAATATACGATCGAGCAAGTAACACGTTACACAGCCATGGCCTCTAAGATGACCTTAACATTGCCAACTGGGCAAGTTATGCCAGCTTTGGGATTTGGAACTTGGCAAGTATGTATAGTAGCTCCCATAAATTATTTATGTGTTAGATCTTGTATAATATCTACCTACATAAATGTGAATAATTACAAGCGTCACATGTTATACATTTTGAGTCGATTATGATTGGATACAGCAAAGAAGGACTGCACATAcaaagaatatttattttgtttaacacggattttgaataaaattttgaataatcgtACAGGCGACAGATGCTGAGCTAGAGGCTGCACTAAATACAGCTTTGGAAGCAGGCTATAGGCACATAGATACAGCACCAGTATATGAAAATGAACATGTAATTGGTAAGGTACTTCACAAGTGGCTTAGCTCTGGAAAACTGAAGAGGGAAGAACTGTTTGTTGTATCCAAGGTAAAAACAACTATTATTTACATGTAAATAGAAATTGTACACAGAGTTGTATCAACGAGAAACCAAAATCTCGACCTTGTGTTCTGTAATCAAAAACTTGTACCGTAAGCCAATGTTTAAACACTTAAAGGTTCCCCCTGTCGGAAATCGACCTTCAGGAGTAGAGAAATGGATTAAAAGATCTCTGAAAGATTTGCAATTGGACTACTTGGATCTTTACTTGATACACACACCGTTTAGTCTGGAGGAAGTAAACGAAGATTTACATCCAGTAGACAAGAATGGCGAAATTAAACTTGACAAAAGCACAgatcatttgaaaatatggtTAGAAATGGAGAAACAAGTTGAGGCTGGTCGCGCAAAAGCAATCGgtctttcaaatttcaatataaagCAGATAACGAAAGTAATGTCAGCATCAAAATTACCAATCTCTAACTTGCAGATAGAACTGCATGTTTACTTCCAACAAAAAGAATTGGTAAGATTCTAGTTGAAACTAATGCTCGAGGGTACCTGCATTGAActatatatcataattattttcgtaggttgatttctgcaaaaaaaatggaatcaCAGTGACGGCATATTCCCCGCTGGGATCGAGAGGATTGGTCAAACTAATGGGCAAGGTAGATTCTCTGCCCGATCTGTTATCGAACCCGGTAGTTGTAAAAATAGGGGAACGAAGAACAAAGACACCGGCTCAGATTTTGCTTAGATACACACTTCAGAGAGGAATAGCTGCTATTCCAAAGAGTACCAACCCAGACAGGctcagaaaaaatattgatttatttgatTGGGAACTTGCGCCTGAAGATATGAACGAACTAAACGCATTGGATCAGGGAGCATCGGCCCGGGTTTGCGACTTCGGGTTTTTTAAGGGTATTGAAAAACACCCAGAGTTTCCATTTTAAACATGTAAAGCTCATTTAAGGGCTATAACACATCTATGCACTTTAAATTGTAGGTTTATTCACGTATGAATATTGAATTCACTGTGATGGTAAAggatattgaaataaaacactaaatttgtcaaaagCTTGACTTGTCTTTTAAGTATAAATACTTTCGCGGGATAAAACATGTGTACAAAATTACACACGTATTCAATTAAGaggttatattatttttgtgtgtacgaagaatatttta includes:
- the LOC124180601 gene encoding aldo-keto reductase family 1 member A1, encoding MASKMTLTLPTGQVMPALGFGTWQATDAELEAALNTALEAGYRHIDTAPVYENEHVIGKVLHKWLSSGKLKREELFVVSKVPPVGNRPSGVEKWIKRSLKDLQLDYLDLYLIHTPFSLEEVNEDLHPVDKNGEIKLDKSTDHLKIWLEMEKQVEAGRAKAIGLSNFNIKQITKVMSASKLPISNLQIELHVYFQQKELVDFCKKNGITVTAYSPLGSRGLVKLMGKVDSLPDLLSNPVVVKIGERRTKTPAQILLRYTLQRGIAAIPKSTNPDRLRKNIDLFDWELAPEDMNELNALDQGASARVCDFGFFKGIEKHPEFPF